The following are from one region of the Lineus longissimus chromosome 19, tnLinLong1.2, whole genome shotgun sequence genome:
- the LOC135503490 gene encoding polyadenylate-binding protein 4-like — MNPAGPSYPMASLYVGDLSHDVTEAMLFEKFSTAGPVLSIRVCRDIVTRRSLGYAYVNFQQPADAERALDTMNFDPIKGKPCRIMWSQRDPSLRKSGVGNIFIKNLDKSIDNKALYDTFSAFGNILSCKIACDENNQPKGFGFVHFETEEAARNAIEKVNAMLLNGKKVYVGKFIARRERLEQVGDRQKKFTNVYVKHLAEEIDDVKLEELFAEHGKVASARVMCDHESKSKLFGFVAYEEPEAAEVSVQAMHGKEVSGKILYVQPAQKKAQRQMELKERFEKLKMERIKSYEGVNLYVKNLDDVIDDERLRKEFAPFGNITSAKVMREDKSTNSKGFGFVCFSSPEEATKAVTEMNGRIIVSKPLYVALAQRKDQRRAQLASQYLQRLASIRVQNGPQIGQIFQPGASGYFMPTMPQAQRGYFTPQMPQMRAAQPRWASQSQVRQPQPNTGFQAMPGQVRQPRPTGQQQIRTAVNARPITGQQPTGAPPGAQRVQMPPQARPVAPTMPSGGVRQPYKYTNAARNAQVQPGGMQPQPLPSQISQPAVHIGGQEPLTASKLASALPQEQKQMLGERLFPLIQSKHEDLAGKITGMLLEIDNSELLHMLEYPESLSAKVEEAVAVLKAHQAKSDKD; from the exons CTGAGCGAGCTCTAGATACGATGAACTTTGACCCCATCAAGGGTAAACCGTGTCGTATCATGTGGTCACAGAGAGATCCCTCGCTCAGGAAGTCAGGAGTGGGAAATATCTTCATCAAGAACTTGGATAAGAGTATTGACAACAAAGCCTTGTACGACACATTTTCAGCCTTTGGAAACATCCTGTCCTGTAAG ATCGCGTGTGATGAGAACAACCAGCCTAAAGGATTCGGTTTTGTTCACTTTGAGACCGAAGAAGCTGCCAGAAATGCCATAGAAAAGGTCAATGCTATGTTGCTCAATGGGAAGAAAGT ATATGTAGGCAAATTCATCGCCCGTCGCGAACGCTTGGAGCAAGTTGGTGACAGGCAGAAGAAGTTCACCAATGTGTACGTCAAACATTTAGCTGaggaaattgatgacgtcaaacTGGAAGAGCTCTTTGCCGAGCATGGCAAAGTGGCCAGTGCTAGG GTCATGTGCGACCATGAGAGCAAATCCAAACTATTTGGCTTCGTCGCATATGAAGAGCCCGAGGCAGCTGAAGTGTCGGTCCAGGCTATGCACGGTAAGGAAGTAAGTGGCAAGATCCTGTATGTCCAGCCAGCGCAGAAGAAGGCCCAGAGGCAGATGGAACTGAAGGAGAGATTCGAGAAGCTCAAGATGGAGCGCATCAAGAGTTACGAAGGTGTAAATTTGTATGTGAAGAatcttgatgacgtcattgacgaTGAGCGTCTGCGGAAGGAGTTTGCACCATTCGGCAACATCACAAGTGCAAAG GTAATGAGAGAAGACAAGTCGACCAACTCGAAGGGATTTGGTTTCGTCTGCTTCAGTTCCCCTGAAGAGGCCACCAAAGCTGTGACAGAAATGAACGGACGTATCATTGTCTCGAAGCCTTTGTATGTTGCTCTGGCCCAACGCAAAGACCAGCGACGTGCCCAACTGGCCTCTCAGTACCTACAGAGACTGGCCAGCATCCGAGTACAGAATGGTCCCCAGATAGGCCAGATCTTCCAGCCAGGTGCTTCAGGTTACTTCATGCCCACTATGCCACAGGCGCAGCGTGGCTACTTCACTCCACAGATGCCTCAGATGAGGGCGGCTCAACCCCGATGGGCATCACAGTCCCAGGTCAGACAGCCGCAGCCTAACACTG GCTTCCAAGCCATGCCTGGACAAGTTCGTCAACCAAGGCCAACTGGTCAACAGCAGATTCGTACTGCCGTCAATGCTCGCCCAATCACCGGACAACAGCCGACCGGAGCGCCACCCGGCGCACAGCGTGTACAGATGCCACCACAGGCGCGCCCTGTCGCACCAACCATGCCATCTGGTGGAGTCAGGCAGCCGTACAAGTACACGAACGCTGCCCGCAATGCCCAGGTCCAACCAGGAGGCATGCAGCCACAGCCACTGCCATCTCAG ATTTCACAGCCAGCTGTGCACATTGGTGGCCAGGAGCCTTTGACGGCCTCCAAACTCGCCTCCGCTCTGCCACAAGAGCAGAAGCAGATGCTGGGTGAGCGTCTCTTCCCTCTGATCCAGAGCAAGCACGAGGACCTCGCAGGAAAGATCACAGGAATGTTGTTGGAGATTGACAATTCCGAGTTGCTTCACATGTTGGAGTACCCAGAATCTCTCTCTGCCAAG GTTGAGGAAGCGGTAGCTGTGTTGAAGGCTCACCAGGCCAAGAGCGACAAGGATTAA